The following DNA comes from Streptococcus pasteurianus.
GCATGATTCCTAAGATTGAATCAGCGGTAAATACCGTTTTAGCAGGTGTTGGTGAGGTATTGATTGGCGACAATCTGGTAACAGGAACTTCAATCATCTGCTAACTCTAGCATGAAAGGGAAGATAACAATGACAAAATTATTTCAAAATTATAAACGCGCAGCCGTTGAATTTGTCAAGGCAGAAGGAAATTACCTTTTTGACCAAGACGGCAAGAAATACCTTGATTTTTCAACAGGAATCGGTGTGACAAATCTTGGTTTTCACCCAGAAGTAAAAGCTGCCTTACAAAAACAAGCTGAAGAAATCTGGCACACACCAAACTTGTACCTTAATTCTTTGCAAGAAGAAGTGGCAGACAAGTTGATTGGGAATAAAGATTATCTTGCTTTCTTTGCCAATAGTGGTGCTGAAGCCAATGAAGCTGCTATTAAAATTGCACGTAAGGCGACTGGCAAGCAAGAAATCATTGCTTTTGTTAATTCTTTTCATGGTCGTACTTTTGGGTCAATGTCCGCAACTGGGCAAGACAAAATTAAAACTGGTTTTGGTGATGGCGTGCCACATTTTAGCTATGCGATTTACAATGATTTAGATAGCGTGAAAAGCTTGGTAACCGATGATACTGCCGCGATTATGTTGGAATTGGTTCAAGGGGAATCAGGTGTTCGTCCAGCTGACAAAGGTTTTGTGACAGCATTAAGCGCATTTTGCCAAGAAATAGGTATTTTGCTGATTGTTGATGAGGTGCAAACTGGTATGGGACGTACTGGTAAATTGTTCTCATTTGAACATTATGGCATTGAGCCTGATATTTTCACTTTGGCAAAAGGTCTTGGAAATGGTGTACCAGTCGGTGCCATGTTAGCCAAGGAAAAACTTGGTTTTGCTTTCTCTTACGGTAGCCATGGTTCAACCTTTGGTGGTAATAAACTTGTCATGTCAGTAGCCTCAAGCGTACTCGATATTATGTTGGCTGACGGTTTCTTGCCACAAGCGTTTGACAATGGAAATTACTTGCAAGCTGAATTGAAGAAAGCTTTGGCTGGCAATGCAAAAGTGACTGATGTTCGTGGTCTTGGTTACATGATTGGGATTGAAACGACTGAAAATCTTGCCGAATTGGTCGAAAAAGCACGTGATAAAGGCTTGATTGTCTTGACAGCAGGAACAAATGTTATTCGTCTCTTGCCACCATTGACCTTGACGAAGGAAGAAATAGACCAAGGCGTAGCCATTTTGGCAGAGGTTTTTGCGTAAAAGCTAGGGAAGTTGGGCAAGTTTGTCTCAACTTCTTTTTAAGTTGACAAATTGGTTGAAAATGTATATAATTTTCTGAAAATATGAGAGGTAAAAATATGTCAAAAAATATTTTAATTGTTGCAGGGCATCCCGATTTGAAAAATGATTCTTTAGCCAATAAAACGATTTTGGAAGAAGTGAAGAAAGCTTTGCCAGAGGTGGAA
Coding sequences within:
- a CDS encoding acetylornithine transaminase encodes the protein MTKLFQNYKRAAVEFVKAEGNYLFDQDGKKYLDFSTGIGVTNLGFHPEVKAALQKQAEEIWHTPNLYLNSLQEEVADKLIGNKDYLAFFANSGAEANEAAIKIARKATGKQEIIAFVNSFHGRTFGSMSATGQDKIKTGFGDGVPHFSYAIYNDLDSVKSLVTDDTAAIMLELVQGESGVRPADKGFVTALSAFCQEIGILLIVDEVQTGMGRTGKLFSFEHYGIEPDIFTLAKGLGNGVPVGAMLAKEKLGFAFSYGSHGSTFGGNKLVMSVASSVLDIMLADGFLPQAFDNGNYLQAELKKALAGNAKVTDVRGLGYMIGIETTENLAELVEKARDKGLIVLTAGTNVIRLLPPLTLTKEEIDQGVAILAEVFA